Proteins from a genomic interval of Candidatus Omnitrophota bacterium:
- a CDS encoding glycosyltransferase family 9 protein, with translation MMKIDPDRIGRILLIRLSALGDCLAAIPVFMALRKRFPQAHLAWAVQDNFAPLIENLPGLDELIIFPRQHWRRTPVIPKIKEAARLARHLRLRRFHAVVDVQSNMKSASLAFLSRAPIRIGHGREEAKELSSWLNNVLVSPLPEMSHIVRRNLHLLSVLGVESCEPEFLLPPDPLSERRVRHWLRERDIAEGNYFLITPFCGHPAKEWPPRYFTQLAEAIVQVGGKVVFLCGPSLEKRTLALIPSSCAGSVFLGPRTSIPEMVELIRFSRLTIGGDTGPVQIAGALGVATLALFGPTSPERSHPWGDARVVRLEANPSAVLKKIEDCI, from the coding sequence ATGATGAAAATCGATCCCGATCGAATCGGCCGGATTCTCCTAATCCGTTTATCCGCCTTAGGCGATTGCCTCGCGGCGATTCCCGTTTTTATGGCTTTGCGCAAACGATTTCCCCAAGCGCATCTTGCTTGGGCCGTTCAGGATAACTTCGCTCCTTTGATCGAAAACCTGCCTGGCCTTGATGAACTCATCATTTTCCCTCGCCAGCATTGGCGGCGGACGCCGGTTATCCCTAAAATCAAGGAAGCGGCGCGCCTCGCCCGCCATTTGCGCCTGCGCCGCTTCCATGCCGTCGTGGATGTGCAATCTAATATGAAAAGCGCCAGCTTGGCGTTTCTCTCCCGCGCCCCCATCCGCATCGGCCATGGCCGGGAAGAAGCGAAGGAACTGAGCTCCTGGCTCAATAACGTTCTGGTTTCACCCTTGCCGGAAATGAGTCATATCGTTCGCCGCAATCTCCATCTCTTAAGCGTATTGGGCGTAGAGTCCTGTGAACCGGAATTTCTATTGCCCCCTGATCCCCTAAGTGAACGCCGCGTCCGCCATTGGCTTCGGGAGCGGGATATTGCGGAAGGAAATTACTTTCTGATAACGCCCTTTTGCGGACATCCCGCCAAAGAATGGCCGCCGCGTTATTTTACGCAGCTGGCGGAGGCGATCGTCCAGGTGGGCGGCAAAGTGGTTTTTCTTTGCGGTCCGAGCTTAGAAAAAAGGACGCTAGCTTTGATCCCCTCTTCCTGCGCCGGTTCCGTATTTTTAGGACCGCGAACATCAATCCCCGAAATGGTCGAACTGATCCGTTTTTCGCGCTTGACGATCGGCGGCGATACGGGACCAGTCCAAATCGCTGGAGCGCTCGGCGTTGCGACGCTCGCTCTTTTCGGTCCTACGTCCCCGGAACGCTCGCATCCGTGGGGCGACGCCCGCGTTGTCCGTTTGGAGGCGAACCCTTCCGCCGTGTTGAAAAAAATAGAAGATTGCATATGA
- a CDS encoding GTP-binding protein yields MAKQKFERTKPHVNVGTIGHVDHGKTTLTAAITMVQSRKGLS; encoded by the coding sequence ATGGCGAAGCAGAAATTCGAACGGACGAAGCCGCACGTGAACGTGGGAACGATCGGGCACGTGGACCACGGGAAGACGACGCTGACGGCGGCGATAACGATGGTGCAATCGCGCAAGGGTCTAAGCG